A single region of the Zootoca vivipara chromosome 2, rZooViv1.1, whole genome shotgun sequence genome encodes:
- the LOC118076513 gene encoding interleukin-12 subunit beta, whose translation MACILFILISVLGLIIHSEGKTEEINNMHFVDATALPQKIMLTCNTSKEQSALVYWVKNMKLEGNGKSLEKTIRGYPDAGEYVCRSNTTDAILSYSTVYIKKTNDKGEVAESILSPFKGKPVNRPYFKCTANNYSGNFKCFWKPLEQNSNLKFGIKVTSENAVCDEPIRPEAGMYTASCRKGIHCPSTEEFEETGIALEVFHGFEYEEHTHNFFIKDILKPDAVECHMENSLLTWTPPKTWSTPASYYRLTYQIKIVQHQLRDRICEVDNAMLLQGGNSISCRLYRRGTIYIRSRDHYNKKSAWSDWSEPCRKQSGKQDIHNEDGVKIRQCECKKN comes from the exons ATGGCATGCATTTTGTTCATTCTaatttctgtcctgggcctgaTAATTCATTCAGAAGgaaaaacagaagaaataaaCAATA TGCACTTTGTTGACGCCACAGCACTACCTCAGAAAATAATGCTCACCTGCAATACATCTAAGGAGCAAAGTGCATTGGTTTATTGGGTGAAAAATATGAAATTGGAAGGAAATGGCAAGAGTTTGGAAAAAACCATCCGGGGATACCCAGATGCTGGTGAATACGTTTGTAGGAGCAACACCACAGATGCTATTTTAAGTTACAGTACCGTGTATATTAAGAAGACAAATGACAAAGGCGAAGTAGCTGAGTCAATTCTCAGTCCTTTTAAAGGTAAGCCTGT CAACAGACCCTACTTCAAATGTACAGCAAACAATTACTCTGGGAACTTCAAGTGCTTTTGGAAACCACTCGAGCAGAATTCAAATTTGAAATTTGGAATTAA AGTCACATCAGAGAATGCAGTCTGTGATGAACCCATTAGACCAGAGGCAGGAATGTACACTGCTTCCTGTAGAAAAGGAATTCACTGCCCATCCACTGAGGAGTTCGAAGAAACTGGGATTGCTCTAGAGGTTTTCCATGGATTTGAATATGAAGAACATACTCACAACTTCTTCATCAAAGACATTT TAAAGCCTGATGCTGTTGAGTGCCACATGGAGAACAGCCTATTGACTTGGACACCACCCAAAACCTGGAGCACTCCAGCTAGTTACTATAGGCTGACATACCAAATCAAGATTGTTCAGCATCAACTGAGAGACCGG ATTTGTGAGGTTGACAATGCTATGCTGCTTCAAGGTGGAAACTCCATAAGCTGCAGATTGTATCGTCGTGGAACAATTTATATCCGTTCCAGGGATCACTATAACAAAAAATCAGCTTGGAGTGACTGGTCTGAGCCTTGCAG AAAGCAATCTGGCAAGCAGGACATACACAATGAAGATGGAGTTAAAATTAGGCAATGTGAGTGTAAGAAGAACTGA